A portion of the Paucilactobacillus hokkaidonensis JCM 18461 genome contains these proteins:
- a CDS encoding Stp1/IreP family PP2C-type Ser/Thr phosphatase — protein MEIAYQTDIGQEREDNQDYVGVFTNQDQLTFAIVADGIGGHQGGDVASSMAVSHIGYHFEQTTFKNPMDAVRWLSDQVRIENEKIIDKSNQFKDLNGMGTTMVAAIFFDDQMVVANIGDSRGYLRRNGELNQLTEDHSLVNELVKRGVITEQEAKTHPQKNIITRTLGISPDADIDINLYQLESSDQLLLCTDGLSNMVSNQQLDDVLKSDQTLAEKCQQLIKMANETGGPDNITVLIADNAQEVDDK, from the coding sequence ATGGAAATTGCCTACCAAACCGATATTGGTCAGGAACGGGAAGATAATCAAGATTATGTGGGAGTATTTACCAACCAAGATCAGCTAACTTTTGCAATTGTTGCTGACGGAATTGGCGGTCACCAAGGTGGGGATGTTGCTTCCTCTATGGCCGTGTCACATATTGGTTATCACTTTGAACAGACCACTTTTAAAAATCCGATGGATGCTGTTAGATGGCTATCGGATCAAGTTCGAATTGAAAATGAAAAAATTATTGATAAATCAAATCAGTTTAAAGATTTAAATGGAATGGGTACAACGATGGTTGCTGCTATTTTTTTTGATGATCAGATGGTTGTGGCCAATATTGGTGACAGTCGAGGATATTTAAGAAGAAATGGTGAATTAAATCAGTTAACCGAAGATCATTCGTTAGTGAATGAGTTAGTTAAGCGGGGTGTAATTACAGAACAAGAGGCTAAAACACATCCCCAGAAAAATATTATTACACGGACACTTGGTATTTCACCGGATGCTGATATTGACATTAATTTGTATCAACTAGAATCTAGTGATCAATTGTTATTATGTACTGACGGCTTGTCCAATATGGTTAGCAACCAACAGCTGGACGACGTGTTAAAAAGCGATCAAACCTTAGCAGAAAAGTGTCAACAATTAATTAAAATGGCCAATGAAACTGGTGGCCCGGACAATATTACTGTCTTAATTGCTGATAATGCTCAGGAGGTGGATGACAAATGA
- the pknB gene encoding Stk1 family PASTA domain-containing Ser/Thr kinase, with translation MTPGYTLNGRYRIKRSLGEGGMANVYLAHDLILDRDVSVKLLRLDLRDDPNTKRRFQREAMAATQLNDDHIVGVYDVGEDNGLQYLVMEYVAGTDLKTYINKHFPIPFQQIIDIMEQILSAVQEAHLHGIIHRDLKPQNVLINEQQQVKITDFGIAVAVSQNALTQTNTVMGSVHYLSPEQARGSMATKQSDIYSLGIILYELLTGKVPFEGETAVSIALKHFRDEMPSVREFDPRIPQALENVVLKATAKQPKERYSSAEAMALDLKTSLSASRAKESKFIPQQIDQGETKVLDAKGIEAASKKESSQEKQPVPAKKKKHKKWLWISIIALIFIGGALAVWMTPTRAVVPEVTGLTETKAKSKITSDDLKVGTIKRKSSDTIKTGYIISATPQAEHKVAKNTKVNLVVSTGQQKVKMGNYVGDQYTQVAKRLRLKGITVKKVSASSDDVDSGQIMSQSIKAGKRIKTYQATVTFKVSVGKKQVSIPDFTNKTTAEVQKFADDNDLQLTTSEQASSTVTEGNVISQSPDAGSKVSHGDTITVTTAKSAQNTSTVQISIPFDSSNNQTENRVQVYIEDANHKLTQEYQDLTISQATTINVPFTLDDGKSGSYKVIRGGKTIMSATNVQN, from the coding sequence ATGACTCCTGGTTATACTCTTAATGGCCGCTATCGTATTAAGCGATCACTTGGTGAAGGTGGTATGGCCAATGTTTATTTGGCCCACGACTTAATTTTAGACCGCGACGTTTCTGTAAAATTATTACGGCTTGATTTACGGGATGATCCAAATACTAAACGGCGCTTTCAACGAGAAGCTATGGCAGCGACTCAATTGAACGATGATCATATTGTTGGTGTCTATGATGTCGGTGAAGATAATGGGTTACAATATTTAGTCATGGAATATGTGGCTGGTACAGATTTAAAAACGTATATCAATAAGCATTTTCCAATTCCATTTCAGCAAATTATTGATATCATGGAACAGATTTTATCTGCGGTGCAAGAGGCACACTTACATGGAATTATTCATCGCGATTTAAAGCCGCAAAATGTTTTAATTAATGAACAGCAACAAGTTAAAATTACTGATTTTGGAATTGCTGTTGCAGTGTCACAAAACGCCTTAACACAAACTAATACGGTCATGGGATCCGTTCATTACCTTTCTCCAGAACAGGCTCGTGGCAGTATGGCAACGAAACAATCGGATATTTATTCGCTAGGGATCATCTTGTATGAATTACTAACTGGAAAAGTTCCGTTTGAGGGTGAAACGGCTGTATCCATTGCGTTAAAACATTTTCGTGATGAAATGCCGTCTGTACGTGAGTTTGATCCGCGAATTCCACAAGCACTTGAAAATGTTGTGTTGAAGGCAACCGCCAAACAACCAAAGGAACGTTATTCGAGTGCTGAAGCAATGGCTCTGGATCTAAAAACATCTCTATCTGCTTCGCGGGCAAAGGAAAGCAAATTTATCCCGCAGCAGATTGATCAAGGGGAAACGAAAGTTTTAGATGCAAAAGGAATTGAAGCGGCCAGTAAAAAAGAAAGTTCACAAGAAAAACAACCAGTACCTGCTAAAAAGAAAAAGCATAAGAAGTGGTTATGGATTTCAATCATTGCCCTTATTTTTATAGGGGGTGCGTTGGCTGTATGGATGACCCCTACTAGGGCAGTTGTTCCTGAAGTGACTGGTTTAACTGAGACAAAGGCCAAAAGTAAAATTACAAGTGATGATTTAAAGGTAGGTACAATAAAACGAAAAAGTAGTGACACAATTAAAACAGGCTATATCATTTCCGCTACTCCCCAGGCCGAACATAAAGTTGCGAAGAATACAAAAGTTAACTTAGTGGTCAGCACGGGACAACAAAAGGTAAAAATGGGCAATTATGTGGGTGATCAATATACGCAAGTTGCTAAGCGGCTCCGATTGAAAGGCATTACCGTCAAAAAAGTATCTGCGAGTTCGGATGATGTTGATAGCGGCCAGATCATGTCTCAGAGTATTAAGGCTGGTAAAAGAATAAAAACGTACCAAGCCACGGTTACATTTAAAGTTAGCGTTGGTAAAAAGCAGGTTTCCATTCCCGACTTTACCAATAAAACAACTGCTGAAGTTCAAAAGTTTGCAGATGATAATGACTTACAATTGACAACCAGTGAACAGGCTTCATCGACGGTTACTGAAGGAAACGTAATTAGTCAGTCGCCGGATGCTGGTAGTAAGGTTAGCCATGGTGATACAATTACAGTAACAACCGCTAAGTCTGCTCAAAACACAAGTACAGTTCAAATTTCCATTCCGTTTGATAGCTCTAATAATCAAACGGAAAACCGGGTTCAAGTTTACATTGAAGATGCCAACCATAAACTAACACAAGAATATCAGGATCTAACAATCAGTCAGGCAACAACAATTAATGTCCCATTTACACTTGATGATGGTAAATCAGGATCGTATAAGGTTATTCGTGGTGGTAAAACCATTATGAGTGCTACCAATGTTCAAAACTAA
- the rsgA gene encoding ribosome small subunit-dependent GTPase A, protein MKKGIIQQSLSGFYDVLSENKLYRTRGRGNLRQRKIKPMVGDQVEFDSPNQKEGYLLNVLPRKNFLVRPPIANVDVAIVVTAVKEPIFSSNLLDRQLVALETQQIEPIIYFTKTDLFEQAEYEQFKLIAAGYEAIGYSVILQSEPFEKESIEMLEGLVSSKIGVVMGQTGAGKSTLLNHLAPDLNLATGVISQALQRGKHTTRKVSLLAINDSLIADTPGFSSYETFDMTVEQLPHYFPEISEIGQQCRFRGCLHLKEPECAVKEAVSNGTIMESRYKNYNQFHDLIVAQKPNYKK, encoded by the coding sequence TTGAAAAAAGGGATTATTCAACAGTCACTCAGCGGTTTTTATGACGTACTGTCAGAAAACAAGTTATATCGTACCCGTGGTCGCGGTAATTTACGGCAAAGAAAAATAAAGCCGATGGTTGGTGACCAAGTCGAATTTGATAGTCCCAATCAAAAAGAAGGATATTTGCTAAATGTACTACCAAGAAAAAATTTTTTGGTTCGGCCACCGATTGCAAACGTGGATGTTGCCATTGTTGTGACGGCGGTCAAAGAACCCATTTTTTCTTCCAACTTATTGGATCGCCAATTAGTAGCGCTTGAAACACAGCAAATTGAACCAATTATATACTTTACAAAAACCGATCTATTTGAGCAAGCTGAATACGAGCAATTTAAGTTGATTGCAGCTGGATATGAAGCAATCGGTTATTCAGTGATTTTACAATCGGAGCCGTTTGAAAAAGAATCAATTGAGATGCTGGAGGGCTTAGTCAGTAGTAAAATTGGTGTTGTGATGGGGCAAACGGGAGCTGGGAAATCGACATTATTGAATCACCTAGCTCCCGATTTAAACTTAGCGACAGGTGTCATATCGCAGGCACTCCAACGGGGTAAACATACAACTCGCAAGGTTAGTTTACTTGCAATTAATGATAGCTTAATCGCTGATACACCTGGATTTTCTTCCTATGAAACATTTGACATGACAGTGGAACAATTGCCACATTATTTTCCTGAAATTAGTGAAATTGGCCAGCAATGTCGTTTTCGAGGGTGTTTACATTTAAAAGAGCCGGAATGTGCAGTGAAAGAAGCCGTTTCAAATGGTACAATAATGGAAAGTCGGTATAAAAACTACAATCAGTTTCATGATTTGATTGTGGCCCAGAAACCAAATTATAAGAAATGA
- the rpe gene encoding ribulose-phosphate 3-epimerase, translated as MIKVAPSILSADYVNLQQDIEKVEQGGAEYLHIDVMDGTFVPSISYGPGFVKAIRPISNLILDVHLMVQQPEHLLQDFIDAGADLIGVHVEATAHIHRALQIIKNGGVKAEVVINPGTPVSQITPLLGMVDQVLVMTVNPGFGGQKFLPETVAKIAELDQYKKNNGLGFDIEIDGGINDKTVVDCYKAGATVAVAGSYVFNDTDPVAKMNALKDATK; from the coding sequence ATGATTAAAGTAGCACCTTCAATCCTAAGTGCAGATTACGTAAATTTACAACAAGATATTGAAAAAGTAGAACAAGGTGGAGCTGAATATCTGCATATTGATGTGATGGATGGAACCTTTGTACCTAGTATTTCATATGGTCCCGGATTCGTTAAAGCAATCCGCCCAATTTCTAATTTGATTTTGGATGTTCATTTGATGGTGCAACAACCAGAACATTTATTACAGGATTTTATTGATGCAGGGGCCGATTTGATTGGTGTCCACGTGGAAGCAACTGCTCACATTCATCGAGCACTGCAAATAATCAAAAATGGTGGAGTTAAGGCTGAGGTTGTTATTAATCCCGGCACACCGGTATCACAAATTACTCCTCTTTTAGGAATGGTTGATCAAGTATTAGTGATGACAGTTAATCCTGGATTTGGCGGACAGAAATTTTTGCCAGAAACTGTAGCAAAAATTGCAGAATTAGATCAGTACAAGAAGAATAATGGTCTTGGTTTTGATATTGAAATTGATGGCGGAATCAATGATAAGACAGTGGTTGATTGCTATAAAGCTGGCGCAACTGTAGCTGTGGCTGGATCATATGTCTTTAATGATACTGACCCAGTGGCTAAAATGAATGCTTTGAAGGATGCAACTAAATAA
- a CDS encoding thiamine diphosphokinase, with product MKKIEKINILVGGPTDQWPDQLKQGKMTGDWIGIDRGAKRLLKLGIIPVVAAGDFDSIDAEELTNLQSRVSDIRQYPPEKDLTDTQIGVSIALDDFDASKIDVYGATGGRLDHLLANLFLVLDEKFRPNASKIRLIDQQNTVNFYLPGEYEIVKEPDKKYLAFVNLTSVKGLSLTDEKYQLDSFDSEYPISWASNEFVGTKNHFSFRTGVVAVVQSRD from the coding sequence ATGAAAAAAATTGAAAAAATCAACATTTTAGTAGGTGGACCAACTGATCAATGGCCTGACCAATTAAAACAAGGGAAAATGACGGGAGACTGGATTGGAATTGATCGTGGGGCCAAGCGACTATTGAAACTGGGAATTATTCCAGTTGTGGCCGCTGGTGATTTTGATTCGATTGATGCTGAAGAATTAACTAACTTACAATCACGAGTATCTGATATCCGGCAGTATCCACCAGAAAAGGATTTAACAGATACTCAAATAGGGGTTTCAATTGCATTAGATGATTTTGATGCGTCTAAGATTGATGTATATGGAGCAACTGGTGGTCGCTTAGATCATTTACTTGCCAATTTATTTTTAGTTTTAGACGAAAAATTTCGTCCAAATGCTAGCAAAATAAGATTGATCGACCAACAAAATACTGTCAATTTTTATCTTCCCGGAGAATATGAAATTGTTAAAGAACCGGACAAAAAATATTTAGCATTTGTTAACTTAACATCAGTGAAGGGATTATCATTGACTGATGAAAAATACCAGCTAGATAGTTTTGATTCCGAATATCCAATTTCATGGGCCAGTAATGAATTTGTGGGCACTAAAAATCATTTTTCATTTAGGACTGGTGTGGTTGCAGTCGTGCAAAGTAGAGATTAA
- the rpmB gene encoding 50S ribosomal protein L28 — protein MAKDFITGKRTRFGNKRSHALNSSRRSWKPNLQKVTILVDGKPKKVYISARTLKSGKVTRV, from the coding sequence ATGGCAAAAGATTTTATCACTGGTAAACGGACGCGTTTTGGTAACAAACGTTCTCACGCCCTTAACTCAAGCCGTCGCAGTTGGAAGCCTAATTTGCAAAAAGTTACGATCTTAGTAGATGGTAAGCCTAAGAAGGTTTACATTTCAGCACGGACTTTAAAATCAGGTAAAGTGACCCGAGTTTAA
- a CDS encoding Asp23/Gls24 family envelope stress response protein: MAVKIKTQYGMIDITNDVIATVVGGAATDNYGVVGMASRNQIRDNVNDILRRENYSKGVVVLQQDNGISVDVNIIVGYGTKISEVSKSVQDKVKYNLESMLGVTANSVNVFVQGVRVLAE; the protein is encoded by the coding sequence ATGGCAGTCAAGATTAAAACCCAATATGGCATGATTGACATTACTAACGATGTTATTGCAACCGTTGTTGGTGGTGCTGCTACTGACAACTATGGGGTTGTTGGGATGGCAAGTCGCAACCAAATCAGAGACAATGTTAATGATATTTTAAGAAGAGAAAATTATAGCAAAGGTGTCGTTGTGCTGCAACAGGACAATGGCATTTCAGTTGATGTTAATATTATTGTTGGATACGGGACGAAGATTTCTGAAGTTTCCAAAAGCGTCCAAGATAAAGTCAAGTACAACCTAGAATCGATGCTTGGCGTAACAGCTAATTCGGTAAACGTATTTGTTCAAGGCGTACGAGTATTAGCCGAATAA